The Aquipuribacter nitratireducens genome has a segment encoding these proteins:
- a CDS encoding urease subunit alpha, which produces MDISRERYAQLYGPTTGDRVRLADTDLVLEVTDDWCGGPGRAGDEAVFGGGKVLRESMGQGRVSRAEGAPDTVVTGAVVLDHWGVVKADVGIRDGRIVALGKAGNPDTMPGVHPDLVVGPSTEVIAGNGRILTAGGIDCHVHLICPQLVPEALGSGITTMVGGGTGPAEGSKATTVTPGAWHLARVLEAMADQPVNVALLGKGNTVSHEALWEQLRGGAAGFKLHEDWGTTPAAIDTALTVADAAGVQVALHSDTLNEAGFVESTLAAIRGRAIHAYHTEGAGGGHAPDIMTVAGYPNVLPSSTNPTRPHTVNTLAEHLDMLMVCHHLDPSIPEDLAFAESRIRPSTIAAEDLLHDIGAISMIGSDAQAMGRVGEVVLRTWQTAHVMKRRRGALPGDPTGGPGGGHDNLRARRYVAKYTICPAIAHGLEAEVGSVEVGKRADLVLWEPAFFGVRPHAVLLGGMIAWAQMGDANASIPTPQPVLPRPMFGALPRAAERAGIHFVSTTALEDGLADRLRLERRLVATADVRRRGKADMPLNDASPTIQVEPDTFTVTVDGQVWEEEPATELPMAQRYFLF; this is translated from the coding sequence ATGGACATCTCGCGCGAGCGCTACGCCCAGCTGTACGGGCCGACGACCGGCGACCGGGTCCGTCTCGCCGACACCGACCTCGTCCTCGAGGTGACGGACGACTGGTGCGGCGGGCCGGGGCGCGCCGGCGACGAGGCCGTCTTCGGCGGCGGCAAGGTCCTGCGGGAGTCGATGGGACAGGGGCGGGTGAGCCGCGCCGAGGGTGCGCCCGACACCGTCGTCACCGGCGCGGTCGTCCTCGACCACTGGGGCGTCGTCAAGGCCGACGTCGGCATCCGCGACGGCCGCATCGTCGCCCTCGGCAAGGCGGGCAACCCCGACACGATGCCGGGCGTTCACCCCGACCTCGTCGTGGGACCGAGCACCGAGGTCATCGCCGGGAACGGGCGCATCCTCACCGCGGGCGGCATCGACTGCCACGTCCACCTCATCTGCCCCCAGCTGGTGCCGGAGGCGCTCGGCAGCGGCATCACGACGATGGTCGGTGGCGGGACCGGCCCTGCGGAGGGGTCGAAGGCGACGACCGTCACCCCCGGGGCGTGGCACCTCGCGCGGGTGCTCGAGGCGATGGCCGACCAGCCCGTCAACGTCGCGCTGCTCGGCAAGGGCAACACCGTGAGCCACGAGGCGCTGTGGGAGCAGCTGCGCGGCGGGGCCGCCGGGTTCAAGCTCCACGAGGACTGGGGCACCACGCCCGCCGCCATCGACACCGCCCTCACGGTGGCCGACGCCGCCGGGGTCCAGGTGGCCCTGCACTCCGACACCCTCAACGAGGCCGGGTTCGTCGAGAGCACGCTCGCGGCGATCCGCGGCCGGGCCATCCACGCGTACCACACGGAGGGTGCGGGCGGCGGGCACGCGCCCGACATCATGACCGTCGCCGGGTACCCGAACGTGCTGCCGAGCTCGACGAACCCGACCCGCCCGCACACCGTCAACACCCTCGCCGAGCACCTCGACATGCTCATGGTCTGCCACCACCTCGACCCGTCGATCCCGGAGGACCTCGCGTTCGCCGAGTCCCGTATCCGGCCCTCGACGATCGCGGCGGAGGACCTGCTCCACGACATCGGTGCGATCTCGATGATCGGTTCCGACGCCCAGGCGATGGGCCGGGTCGGGGAGGTCGTCCTGCGGACGTGGCAGACAGCACACGTCATGAAGCGCCGCCGTGGCGCCCTGCCGGGCGACCCCACCGGCGGGCCCGGCGGGGGCCACGACAACCTGCGCGCCCGTCGCTACGTCGCGAAGTACACGATCTGCCCGGCGATCGCCCACGGCCTCGAGGCGGAGGTCGGCTCGGTCGAGGTCGGCAAGCGCGCCGACCTCGTCCTGTGGGAGCCGGCGTTCTTCGGGGTGCGCCCGCACGCGGTCCTGCTCGGCGGCATGATCGCGTGGGCGCAGATGGGCGACGCCAACGCGTCCATCCCGACGCCGCAGCCGGTGCTGCCGCGGCCGATGTTCGGCGCCCTGCCGCGCGCCGCGGAACGCGCGGGCATCCACTTCGTGTCGACAACGGCGCTCGAGGACGGGCTCGCGGACCGGCTCCGGCTCGAGCGTCGGCTCGTCGCGACGGCGGACGTGCGCCGGCGGGGCAAGGCGGACATGCCGCTCAACGACGCGTCCCCGACCATCCAGGTCGAGCCCGACACCTTCACGGTCACCGTCGACGGGCAGGTGTGGGAGGAGGAGCCCGCGACCGAGCTGCCGATGGCGCAGCGGTACTTCCTGTTCTGA